One window from the genome of Pyxicephalus adspersus chromosome 6, UCB_Pads_2.0, whole genome shotgun sequence encodes:
- the SELPLG gene encoding P-selectin glycoprotein ligand 1 — protein MMSSPWALILLYLTVPFSVTGHKLPLSDQPPLTGPHNKEEYGSSPLVWEWKTQDNSDKTLLTLIRMVREVPDKKTTGSQPDVKYPSKAEKISPPPKSLSLEFSPEVSMHTVSPSKDSYTEPQTKEPFSKDETTAISELDRTSPKDEKLSEAETTETDKSVTAAKKTIATEIKFTKMKEQPSTPSPAKFKDLSVFTKSTANEATTFAEIHSTNTELLSTIADSTTNTVVEETTSNVPAKIPKDTPSKPVVTSAEPTTQDKTTGWSPDSKGSSTIPAPITYISTTSEDKILAQSIIKQCMLTILILAVVCTIFIITTIALAAKLSTMRQKHKLRHPATYTEMRCISSLLPESDQQNKGKPKRLKTFTPMEESDGDNTTLNSFLPDH, from the coding sequence ATGATGTCCTCTCCATGGGCTTTGATTTTGTTGTACCTAACAGTCCCCTTTTCTGTAACTGGTCACAAGCTTCCACTCTCGGATCAACCCCCTTTGACTGGTCCTCATAATAAAGAGGAATATGGCAGCTCCCCTCTAGTGTGGGAATGGAAAACACAAGACAACTCAGATAAAACACTCCTTACTTTAATACGCATGGTAAGAGAAGTTCCAGATAAAAAGACAACTGGATCTCAACCAGATGTGAAGTACCCTTCAAAGGCTGAAAAGATCTCACCACCACCAAAGTCACTGTCATTGGAATTCTCTCCAGAGGTATCCATGCATACTGTGTCACCATCCAAAGATTCCTATACCGAACCTCAAACCAAGGAGCCTTTTAGTAAAGATGAAACCACAGCCATAAGTGAACTAGATCGCACTTCACCAAAAGATGAAAAATTGAGTGAAGCAGAAACAACAGAAACAGACAAATCAGtgactgcagcaaaaaaaactaTCGCCAcagaaataaaatttacaaaaatgaaagaacaaCCCTCTACACCCAGCCCCGCCAAATTTAAAGATTTGTCAGTTTTTACAAAGAGTACAGCAAATGAAGCCACCACATTTGCTGAAATACATTCAACAAATACTGAACTTCTAAGCACTATAGCCGACAGTACCACTAACACAGTAGTGGAAGAAACTACATCCAATGTACCAGCAAAAATACCCAAGGACACACCATCCAAACCTGTAGTGACATCGGCTGAGCCAACTACACAAGATAAAACAACTGGATGGAGTCCAGATTCCAAAGGTTCCTCCACAATACCTGCACCAATAACATACATATCTACGACTTCAGAAGATAAAATACTGGCCCAGTCAATAATCAAACAGTGTATGCTCACTATTTTAATTCTTGCTGTTGTGTGCACCATCTTTATTATAACCACCATTGCACTTGCTGCCAAACTTTCTACTATGAGGCAAAAACACAAGTTGCGTCACCCAGCCACCTATACAGAAATGAGATGCATCTCTTCCCTGCTGCCAGAGAGTGACCAACAGAACAAAGGGAAACCCAAAAGACTGAAGACATTTACCCCTATGGAGGAAAGTGATGGAGACAACACCACGCTTAATAGCTTTTTGCCTGATCACTAG